Proteins from one Falsirhodobacter algicola genomic window:
- a CDS encoding APC family permease, whose amino-acid sequence MTDVTGTGRLQGNTVGLAHIVFFVVAAAAPMTAVVGATPPAFAFGNGAGVPGAFVLAGLLYLVFSVGYTAMTPYVTGAGGFFSYISKGLGGAAGIGGALMALMAYFAIQIGIYALFAVFMQATLAPLGIVGPWWAFALVALAVIVLLGRRNIAISGRILGACMIAELLILLVLDIAIVRQGGGPEGLSLSGFRPSEVFGPGLGVSMVFVLGAYIGFEATAIFAEEAQRPERTIPRATYLAVFLISVFYAFSTWAISHYYGPSSVRVAAESALEGFYFNAAADLLGPWSVQVMNVLLLTSLFACLLSFHNTLNRYFYTLACESLVWRKMAHVHPEHGSPHVAGLVQAGLVALILGAFSFGSADPYTVVFSWMAGLAVLAILGTQILVSVSVIRFFQRDRLGRSALVVLVAPALATLGLLGAFALVGANITLLTGSQSAIVLAFPILVIATGALGAVVALTIKAFRPTLYAGLGRGLD is encoded by the coding sequence ATGACTGATGTGACTGGCACGGGCCGACTTCAGGGCAACACCGTAGGTCTCGCCCATATTGTCTTCTTCGTCGTGGCCGCCGCCGCACCCATGACCGCCGTCGTCGGCGCGACGCCGCCCGCCTTTGCCTTCGGCAACGGGGCCGGTGTGCCGGGGGCGTTCGTGCTGGCGGGGCTGCTCTATCTCGTGTTCTCCGTGGGGTATACGGCCATGACCCCCTACGTCACCGGGGCGGGCGGCTTCTTCAGCTACATCTCCAAAGGTCTGGGCGGTGCGGCCGGGATCGGCGGCGCGCTGATGGCGCTGATGGCTTATTTCGCCATCCAGATCGGCATCTACGCGCTGTTCGCGGTGTTCATGCAGGCCACGCTCGCCCCGCTGGGAATAGTGGGGCCGTGGTGGGCCTTCGCCTTGGTCGCACTTGCCGTGATCGTTCTTCTGGGGCGCCGGAACATCGCCATTTCCGGCCGGATCCTCGGCGCCTGCATGATCGCCGAACTGCTGATCCTTCTGGTTCTGGACATCGCCATCGTCCGGCAGGGCGGCGGCCCCGAGGGGCTGAGCCTGTCGGGCTTCCGCCCGTCCGAGGTCTTCGGTCCGGGGCTGGGTGTCAGCATGGTCTTCGTGCTCGGCGCCTATATCGGCTTTGAGGCGACGGCGATCTTCGCCGAAGAGGCGCAGCGGCCCGAACGCACCATCCCCCGTGCGACCTATCTCGCCGTGTTCCTCATCAGCGTCTTCTACGCATTCTCGACATGGGCGATCTCGCATTACTACGGCCCCTCTTCGGTTCGCGTGGCGGCTGAATCCGCCTTGGAAGGCTTTTACTTCAACGCGGCGGCCGATCTGCTGGGCCCGTGGTCGGTGCAGGTGATGAACGTCCTGCTGCTGACGAGCCTCTTTGCCTGCCTTCTGTCGTTCCACAACACGCTGAACCGCTATTTCTACACCCTCGCCTGCGAGAGCCTCGTCTGGCGCAAGATGGCGCATGTGCATCCCGAACACGGCTCCCCCCATGTGGCGGGGCTGGTGCAGGCCGGGTTGGTGGCGCTGATCCTTGGCGCATTCTCCTTCGGATCGGCCGATCCCTATACGGTCGTCTTCAGCTGGATGGCGGGCCTTGCGGTTCTGGCGATCCTCGGCACGCAGATCCTCGTCTCCGTCTCGGTGATCCGGTTCTTCCAGCGGGACCGCCTCGGGCGTTCGGCGCTGGTGGTGCTCGTGGCGCCGGCACTGGCGACGCTGGGCCTTCTCGGGGCCTTCGCGCTGGTGGGGGCCAACATCACGCTGCTGACCGGAAGCCAGAGCGCGATCGTCCTCGCCTTCCCGATCCTCGTCATCGCGACCGGAGCCTTGGGCGCGGTGGTCGCCCTGACCATCAAGGCATTCCGCCCGACGCTCTATGCGGGTCTGGGGCGCGGGCTCGATTGA
- a CDS encoding AraC family transcriptional regulator, protein MRKLLARHGLDSRVLEDDYAPVPLQAYLGFFEEAAVALGDPNLGLRLGANARPGGFGPMGMRATQCATIYRGLESLARFSSALQSGTRVTLEEDAEHVVLRYMVTASQISPSRQDNEFTLAGMCSLIRKGYDLRWRPLEVHFSHPRPDTPGSVERWFDAPVLFSQATNMLVIHPKDAHRIYREEDPDMLDLIDRHLANLLERADEAQSTSEQARALIALHLGARPITIETIAAALQTSRRSLQRRLAEEGTTLKELLRAYRQERAEFLLAETGASVEGVAAALGYADGTSFWRAFKGWTGRSPSKAHRS, encoded by the coding sequence TTGCGAAAATTGCTTGCGCGCCACGGGCTTGATTCGCGCGTGTTGGAGGACGATTACGCCCCGGTTCCGCTGCAAGCCTATCTGGGATTCTTTGAAGAGGCGGCCGTCGCCCTTGGTGATCCGAACCTCGGCCTGCGCCTTGGCGCGAACGCGCGGCCCGGTGGCTTTGGCCCCATGGGGATGCGCGCGACGCAATGCGCCACGATCTACCGAGGTCTCGAAAGCCTCGCCCGGTTTTCATCCGCGCTGCAGAGCGGGACGCGGGTCACCTTGGAGGAGGATGCCGAGCATGTGGTCCTGCGATACATGGTCACCGCATCGCAGATCAGCCCCAGCCGTCAGGACAATGAATTCACGCTTGCGGGCATGTGCAGCCTGATCCGCAAAGGCTACGATCTGCGCTGGCGCCCGCTCGAGGTGCATTTCTCGCACCCGCGCCCGGATACCCCCGGCAGCGTGGAGCGCTGGTTCGACGCGCCCGTCCTCTTTTCGCAAGCGACCAACATGCTGGTCATCCATCCCAAGGACGCGCATCGGATCTACCGCGAAGAGGATCCGGACATGCTCGACCTGATCGACCGGCATCTGGCAAACCTTTTGGAAAGGGCGGATGAGGCGCAATCGACCTCGGAACAGGCGCGCGCGTTGATCGCCCTCCATCTGGGGGCAAGGCCCATCACGATCGAAACGATCGCCGCCGCCCTGCAGACCTCGCGACGGTCCCTGCAACGGCGTTTGGCCGAAGAGGGCACGACGCTGAAGGAGCTTCTCCGCGCCTATCGCCAAGAGCGCGCCGAATTCCTGCTGGCCGAGACGGGCGCATCCGTCGAAGGCGTCGCCGCCGCCCTTGGATACGCCGACGGAACATCCTTCTGGCGTGCCTTCAAGGGCTGGACGGGACGAAGCCCAAGCAAGGCACACCGCTCGTAG
- a CDS encoding glycosyltransferase has product MKIALIAHVRHPIAPPFMGGMEAHSWNLAHALIARGHEVTLFASGDSDPAFRLHPVLPEHYDRIYPWNEYVETKVLHDYLDAAFEGAMQAVLSGGFDVVHNNSLHRYPPRMARARRMPMVTSLHIPPFDALHRAVRDSAAPWSRFTVTSGVQTRCWWPEGAPDCADVVHNGIDLSAWPEGLGGGPAVWAGRITRTKAPHLAVQAMVGQDLPLRIYGVIEDRAYFDAEIAPHLSDRITYGGHLPTEGLAQAFGAASVLMFTPMWNEPFGLIAAEAMACGTPVAGFDIGAVAEVVGDAGVLVPPGDVAALRAVVPRAARIPRRIARARALRFGQEAMVDGYEAAYAAAIAGRTAPAPPVRFPGIELPSSLARPRRRTNAAPPRPAPATVGTHSSGG; this is encoded by the coding sequence ATGAAGATCGCGCTGATCGCCCATGTCCGCCACCCCATCGCGCCCCCTTTCATGGGCGGGATGGAGGCGCACAGCTGGAACCTTGCCCATGCGCTGATTGCGCGGGGCCACGAGGTGACGTTGTTCGCCAGCGGCGACAGCGACCCCGCCTTTCGCCTGCACCCCGTCCTGCCCGAACATTACGACCGCATCTATCCGTGGAACGAGTATGTGGAGACGAAGGTGCTGCACGATTACCTCGATGCGGCGTTCGAAGGGGCGATGCAGGCGGTGCTGTCGGGCGGCTTCGATGTGGTGCACAACAACAGCCTGCACCGCTATCCCCCCCGCATGGCGCGGGCCCGGCGGATGCCGATGGTGACGTCGCTGCACATCCCACCCTTCGATGCGTTGCACCGCGCCGTGCGCGACAGCGCGGCCCCGTGGTCGCGCTTCACCGTCACCTCGGGGGTGCAGACGCGCTGCTGGTGGCCCGAAGGCGCGCCGGATTGCGCCGATGTGGTCCATAACGGGATCGATTTGTCCGCATGGCCCGAGGGACTGGGCGGCGGGCCCGCCGTCTGGGCGGGGCGGATCACGCGCACCAAGGCGCCGCATCTGGCGGTGCAGGCGATGGTGGGGCAGGATCTGCCGCTGCGCATCTATGGCGTCATCGAAGACCGCGCCTATTTCGACGCCGAGATCGCGCCCCATCTGTCGGACCGCATCACCTATGGCGGGCATCTGCCGACCGAGGGGCTGGCGCAGGCCTTCGGCGCGGCCTCCGTGCTGATGTTCACGCCCATGTGGAACGAACCCTTCGGTCTGATCGCCGCCGAGGCGATGGCCTGCGGCACCCCGGTCGCGGGTTTCGACATCGGCGCGGTGGCCGAAGTGGTAGGCGATGCCGGTGTGCTCGTTCCGCCGGGGGATGTGGCGGCGCTGCGCGCGGTAGTACCCCGCGCCGCCCGCATCCCGCGCCGCATCGCCCGCGCCCGCGCCCTGCGCTTTGGCCAAGAGGCGATGGTGGACGGCTATGAAGCGGCCTATGCCGCCGCGATCGCCGGACGAACCGCCCCCGCCCCGCCCGTCCGCTTCCCTGGGATCGAATTGCCCTCCAGCCTCGCCCGGCCCCGCAGGCGCACGAACGCCGCCCCGCCGCGGCCTGCGCCCGCGACGGTTGGGACGCATTCTTCGGGGGGGTGA
- a CDS encoding glycosyltransferase: MTKTASILTIASGREAHLRNVLLGLSRQTAPPHEVIIARMQDAPYDLPPMPFPVRQIHVPGTLPLARARNMAAAAATGEMLIFLDVDCIPHPTLVADYTAPAFDGVLMGEVMYLPSGAASDGWSIPAFDAVAEKHSDRQGPPAHGIETCTDYRCFWSLNFALPRAVFEASQRFDERFTGYGGEDTDFAKAVSMAGIPIGWIAGAKVYHQYHPHHMPPLHHLHSVVRNAELFAEKWGYRTMEHWLYAFMLMGLIDNSGPTIRILREPDEADIAFTRQGEDMPYANTRRILNLLKERHGLAIEAGSADPGQKALLRPAIAAE, translated from the coding sequence ATGACCAAGACCGCCTCCATCCTCACCATCGCCTCGGGACGCGAGGCGCATCTTCGCAATGTCCTTCTAGGCCTGTCGCGTCAGACCGCCCCCCCGCATGAGGTGATCATCGCCCGCATGCAGGATGCCCCCTACGACCTGCCGCCCATGCCCTTCCCGGTGCGGCAGATCCATGTGCCGGGCACGCTGCCGCTGGCCCGCGCGCGCAACATGGCCGCCGCCGCCGCGACCGGAGAGATGTTGATCTTCCTCGACGTGGACTGCATTCCCCATCCGACGCTGGTGGCCGATTACACCGCCCCTGCCTTCGACGGCGTGCTGATGGGAGAGGTGATGTACCTGCCCTCCGGTGCCGCCTCGGATGGGTGGAGCATCCCCGCCTTCGACGCCGTGGCCGAGAAGCATTCCGACCGGCAAGGCCCGCCCGCCCACGGGATCGAGACCTGCACCGATTACCGCTGCTTCTGGTCGCTGAACTTCGCCCTGCCCCGCGCGGTGTTCGAAGCCTCGCAGCGGTTCGACGAACGCTTCACCGGCTATGGCGGCGAGGATACCGATTTTGCCAAGGCCGTCAGCATGGCCGGCATTCCCATCGGCTGGATCGCGGGGGCCAAGGTCTATCACCAGTACCACCCCCACCACATGCCGCCCCTGCACCATCTTCACAGCGTGGTCCGCAATGCCGAACTCTTCGCCGAGAAATGGGGCTACCGGACGATGGAGCATTGGCTCTATGCCTTCATGCTCATGGGGCTGATCGACAATTCCGGCCCTACCATCCGCATCCTGCGCGAACCCGACGAGGCCGACATCGCCTTCACCCGTCAGGGCGAGGATATGCCCTATGCCAACACCCGCCGCATCCTGAACCTTCTGAAGGAACGCCACGGCCTCGCGATCGAGGCGGGATCGGCCGATCCGGGGCAGAAGGCGCTGCTGCGGCCCGCCATCGCCGCCGAATGA
- a CDS encoding glycosyltransferase has product MMRPVGYFVHHQGRGHAERCAALVNAMTRPVTIFCAKGDIFPPLREGVTITPIPSLFEPTGTESGADIPTPDTLHCAPVGWPGIRTAMGTIAGWFAAADPALMICDVSAEVAQLARICSVPHVKVVQHGDRGDPGHVAAYDGAAGLLAPFHADLAQPDWRWPMHHAPGLGVALALPDRAAARARLGLTGQVVLVLSGGGGNGFAQAPIGVGARALPDAQWITLGHVERDWHATEPGNLRHMGWVPNVPDYLAAADLVISSTGNTTCQQVLAAGVPWIAVPEWRYFDEQVFKARALQAAGAALHLPSLPASVHAWRGAIAAARAAHDPARQRALAGTGDAAPAAAAWIEELCARLWPASADIIPLATAS; this is encoded by the coding sequence ATGATGCGCCCGGTCGGATATTTCGTGCATCATCAGGGGCGGGGCCATGCCGAACGCTGCGCCGCGCTGGTGAATGCCATGACCCGCCCCGTCACCATCTTCTGCGCCAAGGGCGACATCTTCCCCCCCCTGCGGGAGGGCGTGACGATCACCCCCATCCCCTCGCTCTTCGAACCAACGGGCACCGAGAGCGGGGCCGATATTCCGACGCCCGATACGCTGCATTGCGCGCCCGTCGGCTGGCCCGGCATCCGAACCGCGATGGGCACGATCGCGGGCTGGTTCGCCGCCGCCGATCCCGCGCTGATGATCTGCGATGTTTCCGCCGAGGTGGCGCAACTGGCCCGCATCTGTTCGGTCCCGCATGTGAAGGTGGTCCAGCACGGCGATCGCGGCGATCCGGGGCATGTCGCGGCCTATGACGGGGCGGCGGGGCTGCTCGCCCCCTTCCATGCCGACCTTGCGCAGCCGGACTGGCGCTGGCCCATGCATCATGCGCCGGGCCTTGGCGTAGCGTTGGCGCTGCCCGACCGCGCGGCGGCGCGGGCACGGCTGGGCCTGACGGGGCAAGTGGTGCTGGTGCTGTCGGGCGGCGGGGGCAACGGCTTTGCCCAAGCGCCGATCGGCGTCGGGGCCCGCGCCCTGCCGGATGCGCAGTGGATCACCCTCGGCCATGTCGAGCGCGACTGGCACGCGACCGAACCCGGCAATCTGCGCCATATGGGCTGGGTGCCGAATGTCCCCGATTATCTGGCGGCGGCGGATCTCGTCATCTCCTCCACCGGGAACACGACGTGCCAGCAGGTGCTGGCGGCGGGTGTACCGTGGATCGCCGTGCCCGAATGGCGCTATTTCGACGAACAGGTGTTCAAGGCCCGCGCGCTTCAGGCGGCGGGGGCGGCGCTGCATCTGCCCTCGCTTCCGGCCTCGGTCCATGCGTGGCGGGGGGCCATCGCCGCCGCCCGCGCCGCGCATGACCCGGCCCGCCAGCGCGCCCTTGCCGGAACCGGCGATGCCGCCCCCGCCGCCGCCGCATGGATCGAAGAGCTGTGCGCCCGGCTCTGGCCCGCCTCTGCCGACATCATCCCCCTTGCCACCGCTTCCTGA
- a CDS encoding glycosyltransferase, translated as MHIMHIALGGCFRPPPVCYGLTEDTGGHIAYVLSAAMAQSRKARISIVTRAFDDHGPDYAAVETPVAPGVTIRRIRGGSSAYLTKSALWDDLRNMRRSFAALLDRQRPDIIHAHFADAAELALDIAGPRGIPVVYTPHSLALDKTAPEARRIRAERRAIRECAAVIVSSADEVERQVHSYAPEVQAIRIAPGPTARSPGALPELALDDPDRPMILSIARPVAKKNLAALVRAYAGSALKDRANLVILAGQHATLEPEAHGVLDGLRQAGAGLGGRFALPPAHDGGHVAALYARAAQTGGVFVNPALFEPFGLTLLEAAAAGLPVVATRHGGPSRIVAELGNGALVDPEPGPIAQACLALLDDRAGWSAAAANGLARIGRYSWERYAEETLHLYGAFSRTAWAAE; from the coding sequence ATGCACATCATGCACATCGCCTTGGGCGGATGCTTTCGGCCACCGCCGGTCTGCTATGGGCTGACGGAGGATACCGGCGGGCATATCGCCTATGTCCTCTCGGCCGCGATGGCCCAGTCCCGCAAGGCGCGGATCAGCATCGTCACGCGCGCCTTCGACGATCACGGACCCGACTACGCTGCCGTCGAAACGCCCGTCGCGCCGGGCGTGACGATCCGGCGGATCCGGGGCGGATCGTCGGCCTATCTGACGAAATCGGCGCTGTGGGACGATCTTCGGAACATGCGCCGCAGCTTTGCCGCGCTGCTGGACCGGCAGCGCCCCGACATCATCCACGCCCATTTCGCCGATGCCGCGGAACTCGCGCTCGACATCGCCGGCCCGCGCGGCATTCCCGTCGTCTACACCCCCCATTCGCTGGCGCTGGACAAGACCGCCCCCGAAGCCCGCCGCATCCGGGCCGAGCGGCGGGCCATCCGCGAATGTGCGGCGGTCATCGTATCCTCCGCCGACGAGGTGGAGCGGCAGGTCCACAGCTACGCCCCCGAGGTGCAGGCCATCCGCATCGCCCCCGGCCCCACGGCGCGCAGCCCCGGCGCGTTGCCGGAGCTTGCCTTGGACGATCCGGACCGGCCGATGATCCTGTCGATCGCGCGGCCCGTGGCGAAGAAGAACCTCGCGGCACTGGTGCGCGCCTATGCCGGATCGGCACTGAAGGACCGGGCGAACCTCGTGATCCTCGCCGGTCAGCACGCGACGCTGGAGCCGGAGGCGCATGGCGTTCTGGACGGTCTGCGGCAGGCGGGTGCGGGGCTGGGCGGGCGCTTTGCGCTGCCGCCCGCCCATGACGGCGGCCATGTCGCCGCGCTCTATGCCCGCGCGGCGCAAACCGGGGGCGTTTTCGTGAACCCGGCGCTGTTCGAACCCTTCGGCCTGACCCTCTTGGAGGCCGCTGCGGCCGGTCTTCCGGTGGTGGCGACGCGGCATGGCGGCCCGTCGCGCATCGTGGCCGAACTGGGCAACGGCGCGTTGGTCGACCCCGAGCCCGGCCCCATCGCACAGGCGTGCCTTGCGCTTCTGGACGACCGGGCGGGCTGGAGCGCCGCCGCCGCGAACGGCCTTGCACGCATCGGCCGCTACAGCTGGGAACGCTATGCCGAGGAGACGCTGCACCTTTACGGCGCCTTCAGTCGGACGGCATGGGCAGCCGAATGA
- a CDS encoding cation:proton antiporter, protein MSPLQIASVILVLAAASGSINYFFLRLPASIGIMLTALFVSVIILAVDHWAPGLNMQDRIRDLVEAMEFSGSLLDGMLGLLLFAGALHVPLEHLKREAWPVFLMATLGVAISTLVVGVGFSWITGMPLLVSLVFGALVSPTDPVAVLGILQSAGIRKSLETKIAGESLFNDGVGYVVFLLLTGLAFPGAATGEEAFDLAGAATLFLREAVGGGLLGAVLGWLTFQLMRRMNDYPLEVMITLALAFGGYELALALEVSAPIMAVVAGLMIGTVGRRDAMSEETRTYVDGFWHLVDDILNATLFLMIGIEIFQLSAIPNIHFVLPGVIVLALVARFASVSLPILLLRPFRREERDVVPLMTWGGLKGGISIALALSLPEGDWQDTILAATYAVVVFSILVQGLTLGRFAGWLRRVKGD, encoded by the coding sequence ATGTCCCCACTTCAGATCGCCTCGGTCATCCTCGTTCTCGCGGCGGCCTCGGGCAGCATCAACTATTTCTTCCTGCGGCTTCCGGCCTCCATCGGGATCATGCTGACCGCGCTCTTCGTGTCGGTGATCATCCTTGCGGTGGATCACTGGGCGCCGGGGCTGAACATGCAGGACCGCATCCGCGATCTGGTGGAGGCGATGGAGTTTTCCGGCTCGCTTCTGGATGGGATGCTGGGGCTGCTTCTGTTCGCCGGTGCGCTGCATGTCCCGCTGGAGCATCTGAAGCGCGAGGCGTGGCCCGTGTTCCTGATGGCGACGCTGGGGGTCGCGATCTCCACCCTCGTGGTGGGGGTCGGTTTTTCGTGGATCACGGGGATGCCGCTGCTCGTCTCGCTCGTGTTCGGGGCGCTGGTGTCGCCGACCGATCCGGTGGCGGTGCTGGGCATCCTGCAAAGCGCCGGGATCCGCAAGAGCCTCGAGACGAAGATCGCGGGGGAGTCGCTCTTCAACGACGGGGTCGGCTATGTCGTCTTCCTGCTGCTGACGGGCCTTGCCTTTCCGGGCGCGGCCACCGGCGAGGAGGCGTTCGATCTGGCCGGGGCCGCTACGCTGTTCCTGCGCGAGGCGGTGGGCGGCGGGCTTTTGGGCGCCGTTCTCGGATGGCTGACGTTTCAGTTGATGCGGCGGATGAACGACTATCCGCTGGAGGTGATGATCACCCTCGCATTGGCCTTCGGCGGGTACGAACTGGCCTTGGCGCTGGAGGTGTCGGCCCCGATCATGGCCGTGGTGGCCGGGCTGATGATCGGCACCGTGGGGCGGCGCGATGCGATGTCCGAAGAAACGCGCACCTATGTGGACGGCTTCTGGCATCTGGTGGACGACATCCTGAACGCGACGCTGTTCCTGATGATCGGGATCGAGATCTTCCAGCTTTCGGCGATCCCGAACATCCATTTCGTGCTGCCGGGGGTGATCGTTCTGGCGCTGGTGGCGCGGTTCGCGTCGGTGTCCCTGCCGATCCTGCTGCTGCGCCCCTTCCGGCGCGAAGAGCGGGATGTCGTGCCGCTGATGACATGGGGCGGGCTGAAGGGCGGCATCTCCATTGCGCTGGCCCTGTCGCTGCCCGAAGGCGATTGGCAGGACACCATTCTGGCAGCGACCTATGCGGTGGTCGTCTTCTCGATCCTCGTGCAGGGGCTGACGCTGGGG